In the genome of Vespa crabro chromosome 1, iyVesCrab1.2, whole genome shotgun sequence, the window tatgcgtgtatatgcGTGCATGTGCTTTCGTATACTTTAGAAATGTATgtaattcttaaaaataagCAGCAAATACTGCCTCTTCACTAAGTGCTAAAAAGTGCAAAGTCTATATAATAGAACAAGAGTTTGATACTGTATGTAgtttgaatgaaaaatgataatgataaataattaaaattttttgttcaaCGTTAGATGTTTCATACACAGACTAGAGTAGATGAAAACATAACGTGAAGATGCGAAGAATGGATACAGTATATGGCTTACTTAGGGCGCCTGTCATCCTGATCTATTGTATCTTCCAAATCTTCAAGGCCTTCATTTTCATCCAGTTGGGCCCATGATTTTAATTCATCTCTTGTTAAcgttgcaatttttttttctataattaaagaatatgtaatttacaataacaattaaagaatattattaaatgaataattattttacataatttgtattaccttcttcttgtttcatCTTTTCAACTTCATCTTGACTTAAAAAGCTAAATACTTTTTCTGAAAGataaacgaaatttttaaatgtttaacttcattagaatattttaataggaaTATGAATTTTGCTCTATAATTTTCCAAGTATTCTTTTACCTGGTTTAGGAGAAGGTTTAAGATGTTCTTCCATGGCACTTTCAAACAATTTCTTCTTATCACTGACTGACATTTTTACTGGTGACGGTGATGGAGATGATGTTGGTGAAAGctgtttataaaatttatgtgaataaaaacaaaaaataataatattatattactttaaaaatacatataaaaaattataataaaaaattaataaaaaattttaataaatagaaattatcatttagaactaaaattattgatcgtatatattatcatacatggcatattaaattaagaatatttttatgctataactttttaaaatttttaatatacaaataaacaaaaagttctattatcatataaattattaattttataatgtatatattttttttaatatcgtcataAATTCTAAACGAAATTTGATGCAATAAACTGATGGTGAATGAAACATATcccttataatattttataattagagcagtacattaattttaattacacaTGCTTGCAAAACCCACCTCAACCTGAACCTTTCCATCAACAGAGCGTGCTATCTGTCGTTTGTTAAAGCAAGTTGAAGAATTTAATTTCCCCACATATTCAGGAGCAGTCATAGGTGTAGGAGGAAGTTGAAAACGTGGTTGTGTATTTTGTACTGGGTTTTGATAAGTTTTTTTTGGATAGGAAGATATTTGAGATTGTGTAAGAAAAGTTTCATGCATGGATGGGAATAATTCTTTGGATATTGATTTAAATCTTACAGTGGGCGAAAAGGGAACACCAACCGTGCTTTCTTTAGAAACTGGTGGAAGATCAGCAAATGTAATGCTACGTTTAGGTACTgtaaaattcttcttttttgggGAAGGTAATGTTTGGGTAGAAGCAGAACGATTGAAATTTGCAGTTGTAGTAAGAGTAGAGACCGGAGATTTTGTTGAAGAACAATCCATTGATGctccaattttttctttccactgAATAAATAAGACCAAAATCATATTAGTATCGTtgatattatgtaataaagatatgataagataaatctaatgaaaatgctatgttaaaaaagatgaaatttagaatatattacaaaatcagatttatatttctacaattataaatatacgtgcatattacgaaaaatgtgagaacatatacaaaaaatattattttcaatgaataaaaatttttcgtaaaaaaaaatcttcaaatattaataaaattgtgcATGTATGCTTTTTTACAACTAAAGTAATTATAGTGTGTGCATTCAAATAAACTATAtgctatatatttataataggcaaaataatataatgctaTTTTATAAGTCTTTATATATTGCAATATgtaattgcatttcataaataatttggTACAATCAGGAAGttcatcattatattttagaaaCAGATTTATTTTTGACACTACATGTCATACAAAATCTATGTCAGAATTAAAAAGGAATCAGTTTCAAATCTATTCGTtttatgtttgttttttcttgttcctttaGTGTGTGATTTCATTGTACTATTATTGCAACAATTAATGCAGCTTTgcacataattttatttatgtacttttccattaatatgaaaaagccagtttttcttttctaaagtttcttaatatttgtaccctatccttttttattttactcatATCAATGCATTATAGAATAATCTGAAACAatataaaagtttaaaaatgatttaaaataatagtttaataCCAGGAACTGCTTGTTAGTTAACATGTTAATCAActtgaatttatatatgacTTTTacctataattaattattcaaatacaACGAATGTAACCGTTTTCAGAATCATCCTATGCatcgatatataaaaacattgttCAAATTGTGCCTCTATATCAATCAACTGGAGCTTTAAcatcctttcattttattaatagataaatatcttatttttatactttgtaataatatataaacatctGGTCCATTAGAATTATGTTCAACATATaacatttatagaaaatttataaattacagTACACTGATTTATACCTCATTAATGATATGAGTTTACTGTAGCAATGAACATTGTAGAGAACTAGCACTTTTAATTTAGAATGAATGCAAGTGTTACATGCAACAtgttttataaacaatacaataatttcgtttctcttcattttttttggtGTACATGATTTTTATGATGTAATTGTAAATTGCTATTTATGGATACAATATCTGCCTAATGATGGAacactatttattttttctagtgactataagataatatctatagtataaaaaataagactTTTTATAGTAAATTATGATGAATAATGTTCAAATtgtcaaaaattataaaaatttctatgaattaatgatttaataaaatttctatttaccatttaatgagataataagttaaattaatacatttgtGAGAAAGAAATTGTACTAATTTGCCTTATTTTTTCCGTGATAGTAAATATGATATCAAATAATCAAATTGAAATGTTaaatgtttcatatttttaaattacattactaatgatataaaaatgtcaCTTCTGTATATTAAGCATAATATCCGTAACatgtgattatatatatatataatcacagTTTCTCagtgttattgtaaatatagaCTTGTGCGATATTTTGCACTGTACATATTTAGTtgatcattttataaatatgtgtaatgtttttaagaaaaaagttaaatatgTCCTGTATGATAAATGTTCACATTCTGGACATATAATAGTCACCATTAACAAGGAATTCTCAGAAAATATCACTTCTGTTCATGATACATAAAATTCTATAATGTGAGATATGGATTACTTCTGTTAATAGAACACTGACTCTCAGTAATTCAATTGCCAATTCATATATCACAACTTTTTACCTTtctgaatatttaattttgtagCCCAGAAGCATCACAAACTCTAAGTCAGTCCATAAAATTCTATTCACTACCCATATGTACctaatatttcaaagttaatTGGAAATAAGCCTCAGAATCAGTGTATAAATGTTGCTAGAAAATATCTGATTAAAATAGTGAGAAACACTCTGCGCTTTAACTTTTGCCTACCTATcacagaaatatttttctcattataacCGATACCTATAAACAAAGAGATGACCAATATATACATGAGAATCTTTAGTTTAGGAAGATATCACACTTTTATAGTGTTAGAAAAATCTTAATCTCTTGACATAATCAAAGCAACAAACCAATTACAGAATGAATTCATCCATTAGTTAGATTCTCGATAATGCTCCTAATGTTATAATGgcagtattattaaaaaatgcaataacaatagttaaattgtataacaatgatatacaCGGAAACGCAATAAACaatgaataatgaatttatatcaTGAATTTGcttagaattatttatattatggcACAATCCTGTGGAATCAGAGGTATGGACGTAGACACAGGGAAAATGAGTAGAGGGTCGAACGACTCACTCCTGTTAGAGGGCAGCCAAAGTAGCACTATCACCTTCCACTGTCTGTAAACACGTTAAATATGTCTTGTTTTGGCGCTCAGGAGAGCATGCGACGCTAAAAACACTGACAAACGTACAACTCATGCGCCATGTAAAAGTAATGAAATTAGAATGAATATACAATAGTAAGGATTTATAGATTTTACAATTGTAAGGTTTTTGTTAAAGTATTTGttcttgatataatattttttattaacaaactttgaaacttttcatttatgaataatttacaattttcaatTGTTAGTATGCTGATCGAATGCTATCATCAttctaacaaaattattatccaACAACAGTGTGtgttataatgtattataaaaaggaTGAAGATTTGGTTATTGTAAATGTGCACatggataattatattatacaaatttgtaTTGAAACATGTATATCATCTTATATAagatgatatatatagtataataaatgTGATTTTTCACGATGCATATAGTTGATCATTAAAAGTGCTTATAGTATTTCTACATATCTGTTTTCATAATGCACTATagatcaatataaatattatttaatttcattttatttggaCTAATATAGCCATAtgattaaaatgtataaagaatagtataaaaaatgtagcagaatattttattttataaaagattatttaatattttaaatccaAAGCAGTTCAACAGTCATAAATGATAGGTAAatactttttcaaaatgttGTTTAAatctttgtacttttttttgtaatttttaaataacataaaaattttgttttgtgtgtgtatgtgtatggatatgtacatttacatatttaaattaaaaacaagaaaataataacaataaaaaaagaaaaaataaggcaataaacaaaaaatattactaattaaaaataaaaagatctatGAATATTGTATAGATTATTGAAAAGCCTAAAAAAGATTTGATTATGATATTCTTTAGTGCTTGACATATTTTAGTATCGCATGTTATCCATCATTCGTATTAGTATacatctttctcattttcccgATGTAAGccctatttttattacaaatgcaGAATATTTTGagatttactttctttctcatgaATATGctgttatatcattatataatttaataatgatatattagaCAAAAATACTTTATTAATGAGGTAGATATATGAGTAGATTTTGGTCCCTATGCAGacatattttaagaaaaatgtgTCTGTAGATTTTgtcaaagatttttttcttatatctagTCATAAAAAAATTGGTAATTTtagtttataatttatataatatatatattctacactcgtataattaataatatttcaataagaggaatatatcatataaaaatgagaaatattctTTGAAATCATCAAAGGAAAAGGGATACGTTCTACCATATTATAAAGTACATGAACATACAtctatgattaatataattagaataatttatacttcctaattattaattaattaatacaattagaCATGCTGCtatttattatgatacaataaatataaataaacaactaTTTTTAGAGATATGTCTACTAAATTTTGCATGCATTGCAAAGTTCAATTCATGTATTCacaataaatgaaatgagatattataaatgaaatacttACTGTTGGATTCTGTGGAGCTAATGTATGTTTACTCATCACGATCGTGGTAGTCTTGAGATCCTTTGTACCACTTGGGGACTTCGGTGGTACGACCATATCAACTGGACTATTTGATTTATGTACTAGAGATTCTGCTGCTCTCACTACATCTAGAACCTTTaacataaaatgattatttttaaacatacGTTTTGAAAAGTactttaaatagatattaatggAGTGTAACTTACTTTCTCAGGAGTAGATTTTTCCCTTTGTTCAATTAAAGCTCGCTCCCTCTCTTCTTGTTCCCATGCTACAAGCTCGGCTTTCATTTCCTGTTCTTGTCTAAGTGTTGCAGCTTCTTCATCATCACGATCTAAGCTAGATATACTTTGCGATAATGATTTGATGTCATCTGTAGGTGGATCTTTAAACTCTCGTGAAACTCTTGATTCTTTAGAATCTCTGCCATCAGATAAAGGTAATACTGACTCAACTTCATTTTTGTCATAACCTTTACAAACCACCAAAGTGATTGTATTTCCTGAGCACCGGAGAATGTTTACAGCTTCTTGATGAGTTGCACCCAATAACGATGTTCCATTTACTTCTAGTAACCTCATGCCGACCTGTCcaaataatgtatttttaatatataaataataaaatatctgagAAGTACAACTTTTATTAAACTTTAACTGATTTACCTTTAATCTTCCATCTCTTTTAGCTGCTCCACCTGAATtaattttagatataaaaacTCCTTCATCTGTATGATCAAGGGGGTTGCCTTTTTGACCTCTAAGTCCTCCTTTAATATGCATTCCCAACTTTTCTCCTGgttcttttataattactaattcctaaaaagtaacaatacattattatttatttttgacagatgtatttcttaatatcttatttatttgtaatatattttatataatatattatataaataattattttattaaatattttaaacaattttttagaCAGAAATATtataccatatatatgtaaatttgtGGTTTTTATACttcgttataatttattttaacaattttttagaCAGAAATATTGcaccatatatatgtaaatttgtGGTTTTTATTACTTCGTTTTTTATGACTTTAAgcaattttttatacttttatgaaatataaatatttagtaaatttataattgcaCAAATGATATAAAGCATAGGAAGCATTTAAAAAGAACACTATGATTCTCTAAAAAAGTTTTGCCTAGACATAAGCAATCATCTGTGAATCAGTGCTGAGCTTGTTTACAGCCTTGGTGTAGGAGGaagcaaaatatttaaaatcaaaataacaGGTCAAATGCATTGAGTACTTACTGTCACAGGGATGTACTCTATTTCGACCAGCTTGTAggacaaattataaaaaaattgcattAAGTAAGGAAAATAGGTAAACTATCGAGTGCCATTCATTGCAATTTACAGGCATTTATTAGCACAagcataataaaagaaaaaaaaaagaaaaaaaaataaaatcgctaaataaaatcgaagatCATCTGTATAATACAcatgtattatgtatgtatgtgacaTACAAGCGCAATGTTACAATTACTGCagaaaaacatattttttacaacaataaaaaaacaataagtatccggtatatataagaatacatCAGATATagtgtttctcttttcaattttataaaataagaaaaattagatttataaaaaataaatataactgtgatataaatttaaatactcAATCCAAGCATATTTGGAAAGCGTGTTTCACCTCTATGAAAAATGGAAAGGTAGCGGTAAGcttcttttaaaagatattaataaaaaaaaagaaaacaaaaaaatcttgtaatactattaaaaatatatatgaatagatttataacttattaattgtgtaaaatttacaattacgaattatatataaagattatttaagAAGATGATCTATTtagtaatatttacatatacatttttatcatttaaatatataataacatataatataaaaatacaagtatttgtatttttatatcaaattttttcattatattgttaattaaataaactaatataatatgaaaaatcgcCAATCATATATGTAAGCACTGTATAtctaaaattgaattatttcttacCTGATAACTTTCTGGAAGAGGATCATGCTGTACAGTAAGTACAATTTGATCTCCAGGTCGTAAAAGTTCCATTACAGCTTCCTGATGAGTTGCTTTTGTTACATCAGTCCCGTTTACCTTCAGTATTCTATCACCCATTCTAAGCTTACCAGATTTTGCTGCTATACCACCAGGTACAacctaatattatatacatatacatataatattatatatatatatatatatatatatatatatatatatatatatatatatatatgcatgtacatatgttATGTTCTTGTAACAATACTTCTCAGTAATTGTAAGtacatcaaataaaatatacatttttatatttataattataattatataatatgaatatttacgTGAGATATAAAAATTCCAGGTTCCTTTGCACCAAATGGAGTACAGGAATGATCAGTTCCTCCTATTATACTGAATCCAAGTGATCCTTCTTTCACCAACACGACATCCTAAacatttattactttataattaagaattttaacaaagcttaatatatgttttatttcttttttatttttacaaatacatagaatattgtatttgtttttatattcatatacaaataagcacaatatatataataatttaaacattttattaatattaataattaactgaATGTAGGagtaagataaatatttaaaaacaaaaagtacatctctatttatatatgaatgtttTATGTTTCTAACTATGTAAAAATGGCCAATATAAGAAATTTGGATTTTATAGACAAAACTGCGAAGAATCCAACTTGTACACACATTTTTTTTAGCAAgcataatgagaaaaattttcaaataatttattttacttaccTGTTTCCATGTCTGAGGGTAAGTACTCagtatgaataaattaaagaagCAGATAAATTGCCCATATAACCAACTTAAAACCCAACTAATTTTTTGATACAATtattcaaaacattttttaagtTATATAAAAGACATAATAATATGCGAGCATTCAGCATTGCATTCGTATTTCGaactaaataatattgtatatatgaatattttaagcATGCAAAAATTCTTCATATCttgaatatgataattatataaaaattagaaatttaatataaatgtaattttataattgaactataatatcgacatacgtaattattattatttttttagatatacataattatcatgcaaattagattattatagaaattcattttcattcaatttactttaaaatttgtattcttAATTACCTTCAAAGCATGGAaacaagttaaaaaaaaacagataataTAAGCAAACATTCAGACATATTTTAtccttaataaataaaattacacaTTCAACTACAATCAAAATTTGATGctgcaaaaaatataaaatggacaTGGCTTTAAAAAGAGGTATAATAAAGTCATtaggaaattatattatgGATTATCTAGTATGTAAATGCTTATTGTATGAAGTAAGATAtagtgaaataaataaattaacatatTGGATGAAAAAATACGATAttcatacataaaatatataatccaaAGGATGATAAACCCAAaaactatataaaaagaaaaaaatgctattaatgtaatattaaattaaacgtAACATTAGAAATGTAATGTATGACATGCAGCTACCTAGGCACATACCTCAATAATAACTGGCTGCACCAGTTGATTATCAGTCACTCTAGTAACGACGGTCTCTGTGAGTGTACTCTTTGTGATGGTTTCAGTAACTTTACCAATTGTCGTAGGAGCTGGAGGAAAGTTAACATCTCCGGGTAGATTGTCAGGTTGCTTGATTGTCACTGTCACAATAGGACCTTGATGGGAATCTGGCGAAGGTGAGGATGTTGGAGGTCGAAGGAAATGGGCAGGAATCATGGCCTGAAATTCCTCGTTGGTGATTGGCTTCGGTACCTGTATATCTTCCAACGGGGATGTTGGTCTAGGTTCCGTTGAAGACGTAGGTGTAGAATTAGTATTAGTAGTTGGTGCTGCCGTTGACTGCGTTACACTGTGTCTTGGAGCAGGTTGTGGATAAATTTGACTATTTGTTGGACTAAGCGGCATAGAAGGAAcgcttttaacgttatttccTGGATCACCAATGCCATTCATTTTTGGTGCTGCATTCACCATGTCTGATTTTATTGGTGGTGGTGTTTTTGAAGTAGGACTTGGAGATAAAGTTTTCTCAGCATCCATAGAACGACGATAACCAGCGTAAGCTGGTCTATTTGCCATATAGCTATTAGCATTATATAAACCTGTATATGGTCTAGGTGCACCAATAACGCGAGGCGATTTCTCAGATGGAGTTACTATTGTAGCTGGATTTGCTTGAGAAAGTGGCATTTCACGTTCAACAACGAGTCGAACAAATCTTTCTAAGCCCGTAAGTAAAGCTACTGCTTGTTCATGTTTGGCTCCTCTCATTTCAACACCATTAATCTgaagataaattataatggTTTATGTTGAACAATAAgttgttaatatattttgttgtcAAAAAATGGATCAACTGTTACAGCCATAAATATGtagatatcaaaaatatatccaaaaagaaaaaaaaataaacttacaGATATTACTTTATCTCCAACTAATAACTTGCCATCTTTTTGTGCAACTCCACCATCAGTTAtcctcgaaatatatatagccTAAAATTTCAGTGTTTATATTAtcctattgaaatatttaatttatgttttattattcacTTACATCACTATTGTCTTTAACTGGTGGTGAACCTTCACCACCGGCAATACTAAATCCTAGTCCATTTTGGTCCCGTATTAATGTTGTATGTATAAGAACAGACACCATAGGTTCACTACCTACTTTTGTAGGTAATGGTTCAGGAAGCCTCTTTACCTGAACAAAGTCcaacataattataaattataataaaataaaatcgaacatatataagaatttaCCTTCCCAGCTTCAAGTGTATTACAAGTATCACCATTTTCTAAATTATGTGATAAAGCTGTAGATGATACATAAGATGTTGCGCTTGGTGCTCTACTTGTGCTCAAACTAGAGCACAATGAGTCCTTTCTCATTGAattctatgaaatattattagaattagatgaaatattattagaaaaagaaagaagtttgaaaaaagaaagaatcttataaaatatcagACCTGCTCATACGATTGcactattcttgttacttcTCTTAATACAACTAGTATCAATACACGTCCACACGCTTTGAGAACTTCAACGGCATCATAATGATCTACATTTACTACTGAAACTCCATTAACAGATATTACTTTATCCCCTACTCTTAGACCAGCTAAATCAGCAGGTCCACCTAAAGAACATTATGCtttaaatgtttttatcagatacatttatttaattacataatttttaaatactggatttataaaatatattttctacctTCTGTAACTCTGGATATGAAAATGCCTTCATCGTCACCCTTAAATGGGGTTGATCCAATCCCTCCTGCTATAGACAAACCAAGTCCACCTGTCGTTCGTTCAATATGAATCTCATATTGTTCTTCCCTTACTTCTAACGTTGGTTCTACATCCGATGTTGCACCTAACAAGTACATTATATAGtgttatttgtaatttattataacaaatgttatcttttgttttatgaattatattacctaatttctttttatttctaacaaaacatcgatattttttagGCATGATAtgattaaattcaataaaaagtaatttcttacgaatttttttttttttttttttttttttttttttaaactagtttatcaaaaatatttagtatataatactttttaacaCACTCTTTACACATTCACCATCTTACAATATACTGATATATGACTAATAGATAAGATAATCACTATAGAAACCATCTCTTATCTTCTACTTTCTCCCTAGATTCTTTAAGTAATTTTATAGATCTTATATGAATCTattaaacttttatatttaacaatttatttttatgtaaaaatatattatcattatatataatatatatcttattatatatgtattacctTGGCTATGTACATCTATATTTTCTGAGGATTCTGCTTGTTCAGGAACAATAGTTGTAGGAGTCTCATcagattttttcattaatgcctaaaaaaatataaaataacatttattgttgtgtacgcgtgcgcgcgcacgcacgcacgcacacacagtCGCAGGAAAATTAATGTCTATATTGTCTAATTCTAATAAACTTGTTTTGttataaatcaaaaagaaagaaaaaagagaaagttacCTGTGCAATAAGTGAAgct includes:
- the LOC124432658 gene encoding protein lap4 isoform X5, which produces MFRYIPIFKGCNRQVEYVDKRHCSLPSVPDDILRYSRSLEELLLDANHIRELPKNFFRLQRLRKLGLSDNEIGRLPPDIQNFENLVELDVSRNDIPDIPENIKNLQALQIADFSSNPIPRLPAGFVELRNLTILGLNDMSLAKLPPDFGSLEALQSLELRENLLKVLPESLSKLSKLERLDLGDNELEELPAHIGKLPALQELWLDHNQLQHLPPEIGELKTLACLDVSENRLEDLPEEISGLESLTDLHLSQNVIEKLPDGIGDLKKLTILKVDQNRLSTLNPNIGRCENLQELILTENFLLELPASVGNLLNLNNLNVDRNSLQTLPTEIGNLKQLGVLSLRNNKLKFLPIEVGQCLSLHVLDVSGNRLQYLPYSLITLNLKAVWLSENQAQPMLTFQNDVDEETGEKVLTCFLLPQLEYHPDDSGRLGTLVGIRTTVQGDIPELSDDEGWQEREASRTHSVKFTDEPPEADKETPFVRQNTPHPKELKAKAHKLFSKGRNDSRSGSTDEQDVSQTFGLDKTESETSIKPNEEVQNIIEQDQFSEHEVSRGEQKELETLPDSTDTQTNNETAAFSSQGATEPTVNTGSDGTISDLKGKDDDESETEDMQRHVEFSVIEDTDYEGSGETSKPNRLHRRDTPHHLKNKRIHTAIDKEKVASLIAQALMKKSDETPTTIVPEQAESSENIDVHSQGATSDVEPTLEVREEQYEIHIERTTGGLGLSIAGGIGSTPFKGDDEGIFISRVTEGGPADLAGLRVGDKVISVNGVSVVNVDHYDAVEVLKACGRVLILVVLREVTRIVQSYEQNSMRKDSLCSSLSTSRAPSATSYVSSTALSHNLENGDTCNTLEAGKVKRLPEPLPTKVGSEPMVSVLIHTTLIRDQNGLGFSIAGGEGSPPVKDNSDAIYISRITDGGVAQKDGKLLVGDKVISINGVEMRGAKHEQAVALLTGLERFVRLVVEREMPLSQANPATIVTPSEKSPRVIGAPRPYTGLYNANSYMANRPAYAGYRRSMDAEKTLSPSPTSKTPPPIKSDMVNAAPKMNGIGDPGNNVKSVPSMPLSPTNSQIYPQPAPRHSVTQSTAAPTTNTNSTPTSSTEPRPTSPLEDIQVPKPITNEEFQAMIPAHFLRPPTSSPSPDSHQGPIVTVTIKQPDNLPGDVNFPPAPTTIGKVTETITKSTLTETVVTRVTDNQLVQPVIIEDVVLVKEGSLGFSIIGGTDHSCTPFGAKEPGIFISHVVPGGIAAKSGKLRMGDRILKVNGTDVTKATHQEAVMELLRPGDQIVLTVQHDPLPESYQLVEIEYIPVTELVIIKEPGEKLGMHIKGGLRGQKGNPLDHTDEGVFISKINSGGAAKRDGRLKVGMRLLEVNGTSLLGATHQEAVNILRCSGNTITLVVCKGYDKNEVESVLPLSDGRDSKESRVSREFKDPPTDDIKSLSQSISSLDRDDEEAATLRQEQEMKAELVAWEQEERERALIEQREKSTPEKVLDVVRAAESLVHKSNSPVDMVVPPKSPSGTKDLKTTTIVMSKHTLAPQNPTWKEKIGASMDCSSTKSPVSTLTTTANFNRSASTQTLPSPKKKNFTVPKRSITFADLPPVSKESTVGVPFSPTVRFKSISKELFPSMHETFLTQSQISSYPKKTYQNPVQNTQPRFQLPPTPMTAPEYVGKLNSSTCFNKRQIARSVDGKVQVELSPTSSPSPSPVKMSVSDKKKLFESAMEEHLKPSPKPEKVFSFLSQDEVEKMKQEEEKKIATLTRDELKSWAQLDENEGLEDLEDTIDQDDRRPNSRLSSRSSVTLLQNVPSTVRTAKAERRLKERMIQEGLISDEDEESYLTPAEQRALRAEKRAAWRQARLKSLEQDALQAQIVIKKMSEMMDTTDKAETLEDRTDADHISDQEKITEFTTLRPSSADFPKLAVRSKVGPPKEIRESEKIVDEKVTRRTEEYVDEVTGERRVRTVEYVEKLIERQKPTLTLDLQPAPP